The genomic DNA GCAGGAAAGAGCAGCGCTTGTCGGCGGTGGCTTCGCGGCCCTTCGCAACCAACCCGCTCCAACCCATCCTGGAGACAGCCGCCGTCAGCGCACTAGCGCCACCTTCTGGCTCACCACCGATACATCTGTGCGCAGGCGCAAAAGGTACAACCCGCTGGGGGCAGGAAGACCTTCGGCACGGCCATCCCACCGCGCCTCCCTCCATTCGCCCGACCCACGCCCCTGCCACACTACAGCTACTGTGCGGCCTAAGGCGTCCACCACCTCCAGCACGCCCTCAGCATCGGCAGGTACACACAGCGGGATAGTCACTGACGTGTTAAACGGATTGGGGTAGGCCGACCGCAAGGCCAGGCCCCGAGGGGCCGCCCACGGACGTTCCGGCTCCACCCCAGTGCTGCTCACCCGCGCCGTCGCATACCAGACCACCTCTCGCCCCGACGGATACACCGCCGAATAGGACAGGTGGACCACATCGCTCACCGGGTCAATCCTCCCGCGAGGAGTGGAGATGTCCACGGCACTATCAGGTGCAAATAGAAACGGGCCAGACCACGAGTGGCCGTCAAACACACTATAACAGCACCTCATTTGGCCCTGGAAGAATCTCCCTTCTTGCCAAAAGACTACCAGGAAAGAACGACTTCCTGACACCAGCTCTGGCTCAAGGATTATCTCCGACGGCTGCGAAGCAGCAAGGAGGACTGTGGGGCTCCATTTTTCCCCATCCTTGCTGCTGGCCGCCACCAAACGATCCGCAAAAAGCCCCTGCGCTGAACTCTCCAGCCACACCAAGACGCGCAGCGTGCCCAGCACCGCCACCTTCGGCTTGTACACGCGCGGGCGGAATTCCGGCACCTTCTGCATCAGCCACGTTCCGCCCCCATCAGGGGAGACAAGATAACCGAGGCTTGACCCTGCCTGGCCCGGCAGGTGCACGGTCTGCTTGCCCTCGCAGGCCATGCCGCCCGTGTCGTCCCAATACCAGGCCCAACGGAACGGGAGGGAGACGAACGGGCCTCCCTCCTCCTTCTTGAAAATGCGGAAACCCCAGTTGTAGCCCACCCTACCTTCTCTTGCCGCAACGTACAAGGCCCTTGACGTCCAAGCTGCGGCCAGCGGAATGACTTGGGAGCTATCGAGCAGGGTGTACGGCTGGGGCGTGCCACCGGGCACACAGAGGGCCACTCTCAGGGGCATGTTCTCCTGCACGTCGCGCTCTATCCAGAGGAGCAAGACGTCTCTGCCGGCCATCGCGAGACGATGTTGGTAGACAAAGTTGACACAGCTGGTGACAAGTATAGGACCCTCCCACGCGTTTCCACTCCTCACCATCCATGCGAGAGCACAATTGGGCAGACCCTCCGGGCAATCCCCGTGCAGGAGGAAAGAGACATACACCCTCCCTGACAGGTCCCTCACCAGGTCTGTCACCCCATAACTGCCGCCTTCTGTCACCACCTCCATGTTCTCCAGGGCAAGCATCTCTTGGCTCAACACGGGCCGCGATGGCTCGGACCCGCATTCCACGGCCAAGCTTGGTGAAACGAGTGCCCCCCAGCCACCCAGGAGTGCGGCAGCGAGAAACCGTACCCGTTTCTCCCTGCAGACGCCGGCGAGATACACGTTTTCGCCCCTCCAGCTCTGACGCAGCACCCCGTAGGCGCTGCCTTGTCCTCACTTCCTCGCGATGCAGGCCGTGGTATGCGGGTACCACGTATGCTTATGATCTACCACGAACGTGTGGTCGCTCGAGTAGCACACCTCCTGCCACGGGGGACACCAATTATAGGCAGCAGAGGTATACGCGCGAGGAGAGTTCCGCCTATAGTCCTCCTGCTTCAGCGTTAACCAATCGATCCGCAGCTCCGAGCTCAGCCCTATCTCCGGTATTGCCGTCTCTGCCTCTGAGATCCCGTAGCCACTCATGTACCATGACTTCCCGTCCCACACCGGCTCGTTCACATGAGAAATCGCCACGCACCACACACCCCCCACGTCTCGCTCCTGCCGATCCTCCGCGTCGGCCAAGAGCAGGGCCGCCGGCACCAGCACAAGCAGTGCCAGCCACGCCCTTTTGCAACAAGCTCGCACCGTGCCCATGGCTTCACCCTCCTCACCATAGTGCACACCGCCTCCTGTCCCCACGCCACCTCCCCGCCAACTCTCCTGGTACGGTTGTAATATAAAAAAAAAAAAGACCCCTTGTCAAGGGCCATTTTGCTCTGGGAGGTGACAATGACGCCGAGGGGCCTTCGCAGGAAGGCACCTACTTCGCCTGCCTGCCCTCAGGCTATGAAGCTCAGCGGGGGCCCAGCTGTCTCTCTATCGCCGCGCGCAGCTCATGCTCAGAAGGGATAATGCTCACAAACTCCGGCACGCCATTGATGAGGAGAGAGGGCAACTTGCTCACCCCCAGCTTCCTCACCCGCTCCATCCCCTCGCGCGTCTTGATCAGGGTTTCCCGCCACTCGATCCGCCCAGGGTAGTGCACCACTACCCT from candidate division KSB1 bacterium includes the following:
- a CDS encoding T9SS type A sorting domain-containing protein, which encodes MYLAGVCREKRVRFLAAALLGGWGALVSPSLAVECGSEPSRPVLSQEMLALENMEVVTEGGSYGVTDLVRDLSGRVYVSFLLHGDCPEGLPNCALAWMVRSGNAWEGPILVTSCVNFVYQHRLAMAGRDVLLLWIERDVQENMPLRVALCVPGGTPQPYTLLDSSQVIPLAAAWTSRALYVAAREGRVGYNWGFRIFKKEEGGPFVSLPFRWAWYWDDTGGMACEGKQTVHLPGQAGSSLGYLVSPDGGGTWLMQKVPEFRPRVYKPKVAVLGTLRVLVWLESSAQGLFADRLVAASSKDGEKWSPTVLLAASQPSEIILEPELVSGSRSFLVVFWQEGRFFQGQMRCCYSVFDGHSWSGPFLFAPDSAVDISTPRGRIDPVSDVVHLSYSAVYPSGREVVWYATARVSSTGVEPERPWAAPRGLALRSAYPNPFNTSVTIPLCVPADAEGVLEVVDALGRTVAVVWQGRGSGEWREARWDGRAEGLPAPSGLYLLRLRTDVSVVSQKVALVR
- a CDS encoding thioredoxin family protein yields the protein MKEEAMAEKVFIEVLTLDSRACSPCQYMVEAVKRVVVHYPGRIEWRETLIKTREGMERVRKLGVSKLPSLLINGVPEFVSIIPSEHELRAAIERQLGPR